cgacacaagtatcctacgtacgaacagtctctcgagttcagaactggaatgcagtggtgggctgacgcctgaggaacacttgtgagcgccgtcgcattttcaaatgcagtcacaacggagacaggattcggtgttcGTGCGACAGGCATTGCCCGCTtggttgaaaccttcgcactgcaaccaacgaaaggagatgcccaccgtgaaatcgcatgcactcgtgtgagcgtcaTTCACTCctgggagtagagtgtgtgtgtgtttttcgagttcgaactaggtcaacgaacgcaacgatttggactctgtacgcacggtgaatatttgtgtcaaactattgaatcagtacgatgtttcaaataaatgtgtattttgtcaaaaatttgcctagttgttctggaatatgGAACAAtgagcgtcgggcatgaaaaccagtaaaagtaaaagccgatggtagccagtaccctgccgaaaggcgagccaaactgagagactcctgattggccgaatggtaggcatcatagttattttcattggttgcatgtccagcGTTGCCTGAATTacctcaaactatgggctctatggggagctctGGGAGCCTGGTCACCGCCACCGCGCCGTCTCTCCGCCTCGTCGTTCTCTCTGCCGGCTCTCTTCGCACACCACTCGTCGCTCGGCATGACATCGGCTTCTGACGGGGAGGATTAAAGAGTAGCAACCCACTTGACTGTGGCTGACAACTCTTACCCCCTACAAAGAAGAAGGAGATCGGCCGATTTCCGCCGCTGGAGCGCCGATCGCTCCAGCGACTGGCCCGATAGGATGTGCTACTTGGGATGGTGCTCTTGTAACAAGACTGCACCAAGGCCGTAATCGCTCGCATCTGTTTGAAGTACAAATGGGCGGTTCAAGTCTGGGAGATACAAGCGGGTAGTTTCCGCAATCGCTTTAGCGAGAGAGGTAAGCGCCTGTTCGTGCGCTTCACCCCACGACCATCGTGCTCCCTTCCGCAAAAGCCAAGTTAGCGATTGAGTTAGGTCTGCGCATCGCGGTATAAATTGTCTATAGAAACCAGTCATACccaggaagcgctgcaagctttTAACATCCGTCGGACGGGGGTACTCTAGGATAGCCTTTagcttgtcctcgttcggcctgaACGTGCCGGACTCCACCTTGAACCCGAGGAGATCGATGCTGTTGGTAGCCAACTGCATCTTCCGGGGATTGACAGTCAATCCTGGAGCCTGCATGCGTCCTAACACCACTTTCAAATGagaaaggtgttcctggaatgtacgtgaaaaaattactacgtcatccatgTACACCATAGCGAAattgtaggaagggagttgcctcaggacagaagccgccgatatttcgaacagagactgttcttcttctgggcgaaattgtatttcgcatcgccaagcACCTCGTCCATCACTCGCTGAAAACTAGCGGGGGAATTAGACAGTCCAAAAGGTAGTCGGAAAAATTCAAATAATTCCCTGTGACAGGTAAATGCTGTTTTCTCAACATCATCCGGTGCTGTCATCCGGGATCTGCAGGAATCCTCTACTGCAGTCCAAATTTGTAAACACATGCGCGGATCCCAACGAATACATGATCCAGTCTATCGAGGGAAAAGGGTACGAATCTCTTACCGTCACCTCGTTCAGTCGGCGGTAATCCACGCACAACCTTGCGGTTCCATCCTTTTTCGCCGCAAGAACCACCGAGAAAGCCCACGGGCTGCGGGAAGGTCTTACAGCACCGGTCTCGATCATTTCATCCAGCGCAGCATCGAAGAGCTTGCGCTTATGCACGCTCAAAGGTCGAGGATTACATCGCCAGGGTCTTCCGTCGCCGGTTTCTATCCGGTACTCCAATGCATGGGTTAGACCTGGCCTCTCTGTGAACATACAGGAGAATGGCCGCAATGCTTTGGCGAGCATGCGTCGCTGGTCCGGGCTTCCTGGGAATCTTTTCAGGGCGTCCTACAAGACAGCGGGTACGACCATCGCTGTTAGATGTTCTGCTCCGGAAAATAGCTCAACGGGCGTAGATTGTCCAGCTCCGGAATCCTGGGCCTCCTCACCAGCCCGGTTCTGCTCCATTTCCAGCGTCGTCCACTCCATGAAGGGGTAGAAGGTAGTACCGCCTGCATGCAGGTAGCCTCCGCGACGTAAGTCCAGGACGAGTCCcatccggataatgaagtcgcgtcccaggatcatCAGTCCCGTCAGTCTGGGGAGGTAGATGAAGCGTTGGCTGACACATTGTCCATCGACGGTCAAGGTGAGAGGTACTGCTCCTCCCGCTGGTACCACCGCATCTGATGCGAGCCTTAGGCAGGTCCTGGTTGTCCGGACGGAAATGTTCCGCTCCCGGCACCAATCGTGGATGGTGTCACCTATCAGGGATACAGCCGCTCCAGTGACCACCAAAGCTGCAACGTCCTTACCCAGAACGCGCGCCACGATAAACGGTCTGATGTTGCATACGTCGTCCTGCGCTCAAATGCCAGTCGACATGCGAGCGGGACCGAGGCCACTACGTTATCAGACAAGATAGCATGGTTAGAATTCGCTTGCTTCTTATCGACGTTTTCAGCAGCCGACGACAGAACTGAGTTATTCCCAATTACCGCCGCAGGTGTCCCGTGTTTCCCTGCGGGGGTTGTCTGGGGGTGGTAGTGGTCTGTTGCGGGCAGTTACGACGAAAATGACCGCGTTCGCCGCAACCGTAACAGCAGGGTTGTGTTCCAGCGTTATTACCTGCCCGAGAGTCGCGCGTGTCCTGCGCGGTGCATGACGTGCGTCATCGGCTTCGCGCTCGCGCGGCTCTGCTCGTGCCGACCTCGCTCGGTTCTTTTGCTCATATGCAAATGATCCAAAGAACGATATGCCGGTCCGGCAGACGAACCGCATTGTGTTCCAACAGTCCCGCGTGGGTTTAGTTCCGCGTCTAGCGACTGTCTCGGCCAGTTCCATGCGCAGCTAGGCTCCAGTGTTTGTTCCGACCTAGGCGGTGGGTGGTGCTGGAATTCCGCCAACAAATCCGCTTGGATGACACGGGCTTCCTTGGCAAGGTCATCGAGCGAAGAAAAGCTTCGCCCCCGCAGTTGAAGTCAATTTGAAGTCAATACCCAAAAGCACGTGGGACTCCAGACTACTCCTTTCGAGCTACTGTACAACTACGTACCTCGCCTTTCCATTGACAACGAACTGGGAATCTCAATCGAAATGCACGGGGATGCGGAGACATCTCGACTCGAGTCTACGAAAACCTGACCACCTACCTTCAGGGCATGAAGTCATCGTACGACAAGAAACATTTCGTACCGAGCTACAAAATCGGAGACACTGTGTGGTACAACAACGGCATTGCACAGAGCAAATTGGACGCTCCATTCGACAGACCATTTGTAATCACTGCTGCGGAAAACGAAACGTACACCATCGAAAGAACGTGTAATGACAAACACAAATCACGACTAGCTACAGCCAGACAGCTCAAACGAGTGCTTACACGTTCGAATGAAGACAACTCCAACAGTATACTTCGCCAGAGGTTCCGCATTCGCAGCTCGACAGCGACTGTGACACACGGACACGGACGATGTCTCAACGTCCAAAGCGGCAGCGACGATGGCTCAATGACTACATCGTGCTGGATGACAATTGCGAGGTCGCAATTGATTGAAGGCCGGAAGTGTTAGCGAAGTAAGAATCCATCGCCAGGCATCGCTGCTTCTCTAAATACAGGTATGAAATGACGACACAGACGCACCGGCCGACGCCCAGGGAGAGAGAATCACGAGACAGGAACGAAAGCGGACGCGTGGCCGCACTGCGCGTTTGATTTTATCCTATACCTATGTAATCTGTCAAATAGATTCAGTTATTTCGTTACGAATTTACTGTGACAACGGTGCTCACAACTGACACAGGACATTGGCCAACGAGCACTTTCACGAGGAAAAACCGCGCGACTGCTagacaacaaaagaaaacaagcacagagaaacacttgaacaaagtgaaGCACACTCTctagcatcaaactatttccaaaCATACACACTCCACTTATTCAAAAAAGTCCTCATCGTAAATCTGCTCGCCACAAAATCCACGAAAACGCACACAATCGACCAGTGAGAAGCAACACATATGCCCTGCAAGAACCAAACCTCCCATTTTCTGGTGCTACACTTCGTTTTTCCACTAACGGTCCACACAACTGCTACAGACAGCTGAAACAATGGAgccactgcatgacgtcatcacttCCAATCCGAGGATGCACCAAGGACGCGTAGAGCTACGCTACACAGCGGCAAAGGGTTTATACAAACACTCCTGCTATCTATTGAATCCCTATCGCAAGATTATTAGCTTTACCCTACACTTAATGATATTCACTGTTACCTTAattccacaacaacaacaaaaaaaaaagacaaatcaCCATGCATAGAATCTGATCGTAGCAATTAAgcattttcaccccaaagagAACACCTTCAAGAGAAGATAGCCGAATTCCTGTCAACATTTGTCGGCATATACCCAGACGTAAGAGTGCCACCAAAGCTCCACTTTATGGTGCACTATCCCCGTATAATACATGAACTTGGGCCGCTGAGGCAGTATTGGTGCCTTCGCTTTGAGGCGACACATCAATTTCTCAAACAACATGCAACGAGAGTGCATAACTTCAAGAGCATTCCTCTGACACTTGCTACGAAACAACAACTGCTTCAGAGTTATCAGCTGAGTATAGCACCTTCTTTGACCAGACATTGAAAACAACAAACTTGAGACCTGCTTGAGAGTGCATCGGTGTGCAAGCCACCTCCTGAACAATGAACTCTACACAGCTAATTCTGCCAAGGTCAATGGACTTGAATATTCAAAGGGGGACGTTCTCATAATAGAAACTGGGGACAACCCAAAGTTTGTACAGGTGCTTCAGTTACTAATTTCATCATGTAgtttgtactgcttgcgacatacttgtttgatatctccagcccccgtaaaagcgggttaccgaaccacgttgctgtgctaccgtcgccttcgcctcgcttccgttcccctggtggcggcggggctgcgcagcgccaccagacgggagagatgtcGATCCGATAatcgcgcgtcgtctgctagctccaaatgcgtcgccggggcagcgctttcctcggaatgcggaCTGCGAATGCGTGGACGGATGAATGGTCAGTACACTACAGGAATAACACATGGGGAACAATCGAAAAAGTGTTGATAAgcttatcaacactttctcgattgttcctAAGGTGTTGTTCCGCCCTCTACGCTTCCCTGCCCAGGCGAATGAGCGCAGTGATTGAGAGTGGCGGGGCACCAACGCGTTACTGAGGCCCAGTGCTCCACAGCGTTTCTTTTCCTCATTTCGTATAAATTTATTATTTCTGTTTttatcctagccagcaagctaggcttgcttgcttgctccacataacaccagtaaataaaatgAGGTAATCCCTCGCTTGTGCTAGTTTCACGGAGTAGCCGTGGTCCCTTGCATTACTGTGACACCTTTCACAAAAAGTCCTGACGACCCCAGGAACTGCTCAAATGTGTAGGCCTAATCTTGGTGTACTTATGTTTCAAAAACAATAaacaggaacaaaaagaaacaggttACAATTTCCATTCCACtccgcattccgaggaaagcgctgccccggcgacgcatttggagctagcagacgacgcgcgatTATCGGATCggcatctctcccgtctggtggcgctgcgcagccccgccgccaccaggggaacagAAGcgaggcgaaggcgacggtagcacagcaacgtggttcggtaacccgcttttacgggggctggagatatcaaacaagtatgtcgcaagcagtacatacaGGTGCACCATATGCATGTTGAAACATTCTGCAGGCACACGTTTGCATACAAACTCCGACAAACAGACACGGTGATGCTCAACGCTCCAGGGCAAGAAGCCTCGTTCCAAAAACTCTATG
This Ornithodoros turicata isolate Travis unplaced genomic scaffold, ASM3712646v1 Chromosome23, whole genome shotgun sequence DNA region includes the following protein-coding sequences:
- the LOC135373246 gene encoding uncharacterized protein LOC135373246 codes for the protein MLAKALRPFSCMFTERPGLTHALEYRIETGDGRPWRCNPRPLSVHKRKLFDAALDEMIETGAVRPSRSPWAFSVVLAAKKDGTARLCVDYRRLNEVTEHLSHLKVVLGRMQAPGLTVNPRKMQLATNSIDLLGFKVESGTFRPNEDKLKAILEYPRPTDVKSLQRFLVSGAGNQRQHNIQEVYLPAAALSQATCRDKHCPQCTYFKAKDVQDFSRIFCLKPPDACSQASQLFVNPKKLPFHSPSNNWAVDHPILLAFPHAGVRWRTYLYPPTCKESFPFRVSMNWPSI